A DNA window from Primulina tabacum isolate GXHZ01 chromosome 12, ASM2559414v2, whole genome shotgun sequence contains the following coding sequences:
- the LOC142520716 gene encoding uncharacterized protein LOC142520716 isoform X1, with translation MWRSPAFRANLRRRVVVSNLLHPTVHSQVSCHETLISTLRPDASLFRFSNSWVSKKSEFYQRNTFFSSSAFESCQDSPSESPIAEADEAAEDFDFSSTSTFDENDMFASSEYESGDSIFEEGADSVGVDEGIAETFVGAMAMQDEGIEVVKENDPDRVESLLSLLQSRGTVTGSVVSHFEEMDLILNEEFVLKVLGTPCVPAENLISFARWALQKLDFKVTTRVVGSLVSTICQENSKRDAYTLWDFVNEIGEKKGLVSTESLNELIGQFSRLGKGKAAFDVFNKFEDFGCLLNAESYYFTIEVLCKRSFYDWAFLACEKMLEADKLPAIERVGKIISYLCKGDRAKEAHLVYLYAKDKKIYPPRSSIDFLICSLSRNKRTGKGTEQELDKELDKETVSLALEMLNDYPGVDRKSAIKPFSSVLKKLCWIQDVGRAKRLLLEMIDAGPPPGNSSFNYVINGLTKAGEMDEALKITEMMKTRGLKPDVYTYSVIMSGYARDGAMEEACKIYDEAKKKHSKLAPVTYHTLIRGFCRLEQFDKAVDILGEMKQYGVQPSHDEYNKLIKSICLKSLDWEAAEKLQDQMGENGLILNGRTRALISAVKELTEGDLEVSSPV, from the coding sequence ATGTGGCGATCGCCGGCATTTCGAGCTAATCTACGGAGGCGCGTGGTTGTGTCAAATTTGCTTCATCCTACGGTTCATTCTCAGGTATCATGTCATGAGACCCTAATCTCGACTCTTCGACCTGATGCATCCTTATTTCGGTTCTCGAATTCATGGGTCTCGAAAAAgtctgagttttatcaaagaaaTACATTTTTCTCATCGAGTGCATTTGAGAGCTGCCAGGATTCACCATCTGAATCGCCGATTGCCGAGGCTGACGAGGCCGCGGAGGATTTTGATTTTAGCTCAACGAGTACTTTTGATGAAAATGATATGTTTGCTTCATCGGAATATGAGAGTGGGGATTctatttttgaagaaggggCTGATAGCGTAGGGGTTGACGAGGGAATTGCTGAAACTTTTGTTGGGGCAATGGCGATGCAGGATGAGGGTATTGAGGTAGTAAAGGAGAATGATCCGGATAGAGTGGAGAGTTTGTTGTCTCTGCTTCAAAGTAGGGGTACTGTAACTGGGTCAGTAGTATCTCATTTTGAAGAAATGGATTTGATTTTGAATGAAGAATTTGTATTAAAGGTTCTTGGTACACCATGTGTTCCAGCGGAAAATTTGATCAGCTTTGCAAGATGGGCACTGCAGAAGCTGGATTTTAAGGTGACTACGCGAGTGGTGGGTTCACTAGTTAGCACGATATGCCAGGAAAACAGTAAGAGAGATGCGTATACATTGTGGGATTTTGTGAATGAGATTGGGGAGAAGAAGGGGTTGGTGAGCACAGAGAGTTTAAACGAATTAATAGGGCAGTTTTCAAGGCTCGGGAAAGGGAAGGCTGCGTTTGATGTGTTCAATAAGTTTGAGGACTTTGGATGTCTCCTAAATGCCGAGTCATATTACTTTACCATCGAAGTTCTTTGTAAGAGGTCTTTTTATGATTGGGCATTCCTAGCTTGTGAGAAGATGCTAGAGGCAGATAAATTGCCTGCTATTGAGAGAGTTGGAAAGATAATTTCTTACTTGTGCAAAGGAGATAGGGCTAAAGAAGCACATTTGGTTTATCTATATGCAAAAGATAAGAAGATTTATCCTCCCAGGTCGTCTATCGATTTCTTGATTTGCTCTCTTTCTCGAAATAAGAGAACAGGCAAGGGAACTGAACAGGAACTTGATAAAGAACTCGATAAAGAAACTGTATCACTGGCTTTAGAAATGTTAAACGATTATCCAGGAGTAGATCGAAAGTCTGCGATTAAACCATTTTCAAGTGTCCTTAAAAAGTTGTGTTGGATTCAAGATGTTGGCAGGGCAAAAAGGTTGTTACTTGAAATGATTGATGCAGGTCCGCCTCCTGGAAATTCCAGCTTCAACTACGTAATCAACGGGCTTACAAAAGCTGGGGAAATGGATGAAGCATTGAAAATAACGGAAATGATGAAAACCAGAGGTTTAAAACCCGATGTGTACACTTATTCTGTAATCATGAGTGGTTATGCAAGGGACGGTGCAATGGAGGAAGCATGCAAGATATACGACGAAGCCAAAAAGAAGCATTCCAAGCTCGCTCCAGTAACCTACCACACGCTCATTCGTGGATTCTGCAGGCTTGAACAATTTGACAAGGCTGTGGATATATTAGGGGAGATGAAACAATATGGAGTTCAGCCTAGCCACGATGAGTACaataaactgataaaatcaATCTGTTTAAAATCTTTAGACTGGGAAGCTGCGGAAAAGCTGCAAGATCAGATGGGAGAGAACGGCTTGATTCTTAACGGGAGAACGAGGGCACT
- the LOC142520716 gene encoding uncharacterized protein LOC142520716 isoform X2 has translation MWRSPAFRANLRRRVVVSNLLHPTVHSQVSCHETLISTLRPDASLFRFSNSWVSKKSEFYQRNTFFSSSAFESCQDSPSESPIAEADEAAEDFDFSSTSTFDENDMFASSEYESGDSIFEEGADSDEGIEVVKENDPDRVESLLSLLQSRGTVTGSVVSHFEEMDLILNEEFVLKVLGTPCVPAENLISFARWALQKLDFKVTTRVVGSLVSTICQENSKRDAYTLWDFVNEIGEKKGLVSTESLNELIGQFSRLGKGKAAFDVFNKFEDFGCLLNAESYYFTIEVLCKRSFYDWAFLACEKMLEADKLPAIERVGKIISYLCKGDRAKEAHLVYLYAKDKKIYPPRSSIDFLICSLSRNKRTGKGTEQELDKELDKETVSLALEMLNDYPGVDRKSAIKPFSSVLKKLCWIQDVGRAKRLLLEMIDAGPPPGNSSFNYVINGLTKAGEMDEALKITEMMKTRGLKPDVYTYSVIMSGYARDGAMEEACKIYDEAKKKHSKLAPVTYHTLIRGFCRLEQFDKAVDILGEMKQYGVQPSHDEYNKLIKSICLKSLDWEAAEKLQDQMGENGLILNGRTRALISAVKELTEGDLEVSSPV, from the exons ATGTGGCGATCGCCGGCATTTCGAGCTAATCTACGGAGGCGCGTGGTTGTGTCAAATTTGCTTCATCCTACGGTTCATTCTCAGGTATCATGTCATGAGACCCTAATCTCGACTCTTCGACCTGATGCATCCTTATTTCGGTTCTCGAATTCATGGGTCTCGAAAAAgtctgagttttatcaaagaaaTACATTTTTCTCATCGAGTGCATTTGAGAGCTGCCAGGATTCACCATCTGAATCGCCGATTGCCGAGGCTGACGAGGCCGCGGAGGATTTTGATTTTAGCTCAACGAGTACTTTTGATGAAAATGATATGTTTGCTTCATCGGAATATGAGAGTGGGGATTctatttttgaagaaggggCTGATAGC GATGAGGGTATTGAGGTAGTAAAGGAGAATGATCCGGATAGAGTGGAGAGTTTGTTGTCTCTGCTTCAAAGTAGGGGTACTGTAACTGGGTCAGTAGTATCTCATTTTGAAGAAATGGATTTGATTTTGAATGAAGAATTTGTATTAAAGGTTCTTGGTACACCATGTGTTCCAGCGGAAAATTTGATCAGCTTTGCAAGATGGGCACTGCAGAAGCTGGATTTTAAGGTGACTACGCGAGTGGTGGGTTCACTAGTTAGCACGATATGCCAGGAAAACAGTAAGAGAGATGCGTATACATTGTGGGATTTTGTGAATGAGATTGGGGAGAAGAAGGGGTTGGTGAGCACAGAGAGTTTAAACGAATTAATAGGGCAGTTTTCAAGGCTCGGGAAAGGGAAGGCTGCGTTTGATGTGTTCAATAAGTTTGAGGACTTTGGATGTCTCCTAAATGCCGAGTCATATTACTTTACCATCGAAGTTCTTTGTAAGAGGTCTTTTTATGATTGGGCATTCCTAGCTTGTGAGAAGATGCTAGAGGCAGATAAATTGCCTGCTATTGAGAGAGTTGGAAAGATAATTTCTTACTTGTGCAAAGGAGATAGGGCTAAAGAAGCACATTTGGTTTATCTATATGCAAAAGATAAGAAGATTTATCCTCCCAGGTCGTCTATCGATTTCTTGATTTGCTCTCTTTCTCGAAATAAGAGAACAGGCAAGGGAACTGAACAGGAACTTGATAAAGAACTCGATAAAGAAACTGTATCACTGGCTTTAGAAATGTTAAACGATTATCCAGGAGTAGATCGAAAGTCTGCGATTAAACCATTTTCAAGTGTCCTTAAAAAGTTGTGTTGGATTCAAGATGTTGGCAGGGCAAAAAGGTTGTTACTTGAAATGATTGATGCAGGTCCGCCTCCTGGAAATTCCAGCTTCAACTACGTAATCAACGGGCTTACAAAAGCTGGGGAAATGGATGAAGCATTGAAAATAACGGAAATGATGAAAACCAGAGGTTTAAAACCCGATGTGTACACTTATTCTGTAATCATGAGTGGTTATGCAAGGGACGGTGCAATGGAGGAAGCATGCAAGATATACGACGAAGCCAAAAAGAAGCATTCCAAGCTCGCTCCAGTAACCTACCACACGCTCATTCGTGGATTCTGCAGGCTTGAACAATTTGACAAGGCTGTGGATATATTAGGGGAGATGAAACAATATGGAGTTCAGCCTAGCCACGATGAGTACaataaactgataaaatcaATCTGTTTAAAATCTTTAGACTGGGAAGCTGCGGAAAAGCTGCAAGATCAGATGGGAGAGAACGGCTTGATTCTTAACGGGAGAACGAGGGCACT